The Sinorhizobium alkalisoli genomic interval AGACGAAACCACCCTGACGCTTGCGGCCAAGCGCAGGCACTTTGCCGCGGCGAACCATCCGGACAGGCTGACGGCAGAATTCCGGGCGAATGCGACCGTTCGCATGAAACTCGCCAACATGCTGATCGACGAAGCGACGAGACGGCTTGTCCGGCCTTGAACGGTTGATTCGATCCGCGCTACCCCCATCACTTCGGCTCGTCAGGCGCACCCGCCTCTTTTTCCTCCGGCTCCTTCGGCCGGTAGAAGACGAGGAGAGCAGAACCGGCATAGGCGGTGACGACGAGAAAGATCGTCGCCCACATCATCTGCCCGCCATAGAACTCGACGCCCGTCCACACCGCGCAGAGGCCGACGATCAGCAGCCGGATCCACAAGGGCCGATAGAAAGGGTGGTCCGGATCGATGAATTTGATCATGCTCATGCCTCTGAAGTTAACGGCCAACAGACATTTCCTTAGCCCGTAACCGAGCCTGGGTAAAATCCTGTCGCAGCCGTAGCCCGCCATCTTGACGTCACTCGGACAAAATGGAATAAACGTTCTGAAAATTTGGCGGATGGCCATTTCGTTCCGATATGCGCAAAGATGTGCAGGCGGAGTCAGGGTGAAGGGCATGGGAGAGGAACCGGGGCGGGAAGCGCCACTATATTTCCCCCATTGATCTGCTATTCGCGGGGCCGGTCGTCCCGTGACGCCTTTGCGCGATGAGCGGCATATCATCGCGCCCCAACCCGGTTGCGGACCGGAATTCGAGAGAAACGAAGATGACAGTAAGATTTGGTCTTCTGGGCGCCGGACGTATCGGCAAGGTTCACGCGAAAGCCGTCAGCGGCAATCCGGACGCCGTTCTCGTCGCCGTCGCCGATGCCTTCCCGGCCGCCGCCGAGGCGATTGCCAAGGCCTATGGCTGCGAGGTCCGCACCATCGAGGCGATCGAGGCGGCCGGCGATATCGACGCCGTCGTCATCTGCACGCCGACGGACACGCATGCCGATCTGATCGAGCGCTTCGCCCGCGCCGGCAAGGCGATCTTCTGCGAGAAGCCGATCGATCTCGACGTCGACCGCGTCAAGGCCTGCATGAAGGTGGTTTCCGAGACCGGCGCGAAACTGATGGTCGGCTTCAACCGCCGCTTCGACCCGCATTTCATGGCCGTGCGCAAGGCGATCGACGAGGGCAGGATCGGCGACGTCGAGATGGTGACGATCACGTCGCGCGATCCGGGCGCCCCGCCGGTCGACTATATCAAGCGCTCCGGCGGCATCTTCCGCGACATGACCATCCATGACTTCGACATGGCGCGCTTCCTGCTCGGCGAGGAGCCCGTTTCGGTGACGGCAACAGCCGCCGTCCTCGTCGACGAGGCGATCGGCGAAGCAGGCGACTACGACAGCGTCTCCGTCATCCTGCAGACGGCGTCCGGCAAGCAGGCGATCATCTCCAACTCGCGCCGCGCCACCTACGGCTACGACCAGCGCATCGAGGTGCACGGTTCGAAGGGTGCCGTTTCGGCCGAGAACCAGCGCCCCGTCTCCATCGAAATCGCCAATGGCGAAGGCTATACGCGCCCGCCGCTGCATGATTTCTTCATGACCCGCTATACCGAGGCCTACGCCAACGAGATCGAGAGCTTCATCGCCGCGATCGAAAAGGGCGCGGAAATCAGCCCCTCCGGCAAGGACGGCCTCGCCGCCCTGGCGCTCGCCGATGCGGCCGTGAAGTCGGTCGCCGAAAAGCGCCAGATCAGCCTCGACTGACGCAGATCGTAAACCTGATCGAGACGGCCGGGCGCGATGCCCGGCCTTTTCCTGTCCGGCAGCGCGTCACGCGGCCTGCTGCCCGGCCGCCGCGATGTCGCCGTCGACCGCGGTGAGAGCACGGTTCAGATGCCCGTCGAAGGCAAGCTGCTGCTCATCGGTGGCGACGGCGATTTCCGGCATGCCCTGCAGCCGCACCTGCAGCGATTGCTGCAGCCCCTCCTCCACGCCTTTCTGAAGCAGATCGAAATAGCGCAAGCCCGGACCGGTGACGAAGATCGGCATCGGCTCGTAAAGGCTGATGAGCCGGGAAATGCCGATGCCGAGCGCAAGACCCGCCTGACGGAAGGCATAGCCGGCCATGCGCTGGCCCTGGCGCGCGCCGGCAGCGATCTTGTCCATCTCCACGAGCGGCACGAATTTCGCGGGTATCGTGTCGGACGGCACCTCGAAGGCGGTGCGCAGGATGCCGTAGAAGCCCGCCGCCGCCTCGATGCAGCCATGGGCGCCGCAGCGACAGAGCCCGGCCGTGGCCGCATGCAGCATATGACCGAAATTCGGTGCGGAGACGTCGAACTCGCCTGAGCGGCTCCGTCTCGCCAATCCCAGGCCGATGCTGTGGCCGAGCGAGATGGCGGCCAGCGCTCTCGGCGCTCCACCCTTGTTCTCCGCCTGCACCGCAAGCGCCTGGGCGACGAGCAGGGTCTCGTTGCTGAGCATGATCCGCCCGCGCCACCCGTCGCCGAGCAGGTCCGCGAAATCGAGTTCCTCATTGCCGAAGACCG includes:
- the iolG gene encoding inositol 2-dehydrogenase, which gives rise to MTVRFGLLGAGRIGKVHAKAVSGNPDAVLVAVADAFPAAAEAIAKAYGCEVRTIEAIEAAGDIDAVVICTPTDTHADLIERFARAGKAIFCEKPIDLDVDRVKACMKVVSETGAKLMVGFNRRFDPHFMAVRKAIDEGRIGDVEMVTITSRDPGAPPVDYIKRSGGIFRDMTIHDFDMARFLLGEEPVSVTATAAVLVDEAIGEAGDYDSVSVILQTASGKQAIISNSRRATYGYDQRIEVHGSKGAVSAENQRPVSIEIANGEGYTRPPLHDFFMTRYTEAYANEIESFIAAIEKGAEISPSGKDGLAALALADAAVKSVAEKRQISLD
- a CDS encoding ROK family transcriptional regulator, which encodes MLTKSSTELVRQQNSALVLSALRRRGALAHTEIAEQTGLASATVSAITAELERIGAIAKSEHHVQGGRGRPRVLFAPKRDCGYVIVVRISSDLVQYSLADYGGVLLDRFDEARGEDHAGAAAFGRRFAAALERLLARSGIAKAQVLAVSISSKGLVAADGARLIWSPVFGNEELDFADLLGDGWRGRIMLSNETLLVAQALAVQAENKGGAPRALAAISLGHSIGLGLARRSRSGEFDVSAPNFGHMLHAATAGLCRCGAHGCIEAAAGFYGILRTAFEVPSDTIPAKFVPLVEMDKIAAGARQGQRMAGYAFRQAGLALGIGISRLISLYEPMPIFVTGPGLRYFDLLQKGVEEGLQQSLQVRLQGMPEIAVATDEQQLAFDGHLNRALTAVDGDIAAAGQQAA